Part of the Crossiella cryophila genome, CGCACCGGCCACCGCGCCGCAGACCCGCCCGGTCTACCTCGGCGCGGGCAACCCGCGGTACATGACCCTGGAGACGGTCGTGCACGAGCAGGCCCACCAGTGGTACGGGATCTCCACCGCGCCCCGGCTGCCCGCGGACAGCTGCCTGTCCGAATGCTTCGCCTCCTACGCGCCCTGGCTGTGGCAGGAGGCCAAGGAGGGCGCGGACCTGGATACCCGCTACCGCCAGATCGTCGCCGCGAAACGGGGCGAACCCGCGTTCTGGGAGCCGCTGTACCAGCCGGGCGTGACACCGGGGATCACGATGTACAACAAGGGCCCGCTCGCCCTGCACGCGTTGCGCAGGCAGCTCGGCGAGCAGGCGTTCGACCGGCTGCTGCGCCGGTGGCCGCAGGAGCACCGGGCGTCCTATGCGGACTGGCCGCGGTTCGAGGCCCTGGCGAAGGAGGTGTCCGGACAGGACCTGGACGGCTTCTTCACCGCCTGGTTCCGCGGCGCCACGGTGCCAGCCGACGTATACCTGTGGCCGGGCCCGCTGAAACCGTGATCTGAGTCACGGAACTCACCTACCCCCAACGGGCAGTACAGAGTGTGAAGCCCACCACGGAGTTCCGGCAGTTGCCGTCGTTGACCGGCTTGCGGTGGGTCGCCGCGCTCATCGTTTTCCTTTACCACGTAAGAAACTTCGGCTACTTCGACGGCCCGGCCGGCGGTGTGGTGCACTGGGCCTTCGACGCCGGCGCGACGGGCGTGTCCTTCTTCTTCATCCTCTCCGGGTTCGTGCTCGCCTGGTCAGCCAGACCAGGCGAGCCGGTGACCACGTTCTGGCGCAGGCGATTCGCCCGGATCTACCCGGTGCACCTGGTCACCGCGGCGCTCGCGGTGCTCCTCGGCGCCACCCTGGTCCCCGGCCTGTTACCCGGCAGTGGCAACGAAACCGCGGCCAACCTGCTGCTGATCAGCTCCTGGTGGCCGGACTGGTGGCAGGCACTCAACCCGGTCAGCTGGTCACTGGTCTGCGAGGCGTTCTTCTACCTGTGCTTCCCGCTGCTGTTCGTGTTGCTGCGCAAGGGATCGGCGGCCTGGCTGTACGGGATCGCCGCCGCCGCGGTGCTGGTGGTGCTCGTCTTGCCGTTCCTGGGGCTGGCGCTGTACTCCTTCCCGTTGGCCAGGCTGCCCGAGTTCGTGCTCGGGGTCGCGCTGGGACTGTTGGTGCGCAACGGTTGCTGGCGCGGCCCTGGCCTGGACGTGGCGGTCGGGGTGACCCTGGTCGGCTACTTCCTCACCGCCCAGGTGCCCGGCGAATTCCGCTTCGCCGCCTGCACCGTGCTCGGATTCGCCCTGCTGCTGCCTGCCGCGGCCGTGGCCGACGTGACCGGCGCGCCCTCGCTGTGGCGGCGGCCCGCGCTGGTCCGGCTGGGGGAGTGGTCCTTCGCCTTCTACATGGTCCACCTGCTGGTGCTGCGCCTGGCCGAGGTCGTCCTGGGCACCGCGCCCAGACTGCCGTTCTGGTGGGCGCTGACCGCGTTCGTCACCGTGTTCGCCGTCTCGCTGCTGCTGTCCTGGCTGCTGTATGAACAGGTGGAGAAGCCCGCCCGCCGCTTGTTGTTGCGCCGCTGGAGCACACCCCGGCTCAAGGTGGTGCGGGCGTGAGGCGGGTGGCCTACGCCGCGGCGACCGTGCTGACGCTGCTGGTGGGCGTGGTCATGGTGGTGCGTGGACAGGAACAGCGGGTCCGGCTCGATCGGGCCGGGGAGATCGCGGTGCTGGGCGCGTCCATCTCCGGTGCGGAGTCGGCCTGGCCGGACCGGCTGGGCCTGACCAACCAGAGCCTGAGCGCGAGCAGACTGCTCACCGACAACGGCCCCGGCCTGCCCAGTGCCCTGCACCGCCTGGACTCCGCGATCCGGCCGGGGGTGCGTGCGGTGCTGCTGACCGACCTGATCAACGACATCCAGCAGGAACCCCACCAGTACGACCCCGAGATCATCATCGCCGGACTCCGGGAGTTCCTCCGCCAGGCGCACCGCCGCGGGATCCAGGTGATCGGCACGACCATCACGCCCTACGGCGGATTCCTGCGCTACGAGCCCGACGGCGAACGCACCCGCCAGGCGGTCAACCACTTCATCCGCCACTCCGGCGAGTTCGACCTGGTGCTCGACTTCGACGCGGCCGTGCGGGATGCCGCCGCACCCGAACGGCTGCGCCCGGAGTTCGACTCCGGCGACCACCTGCACCCCAACGCGGCAGGTCAGCGCCGGTTGGCCGCGGTCGCCACCGAGACGCTGGGCTGAACTGCACCCGACCGAGGGAGGGTGTGACCGGGGTCACGGGAACTAGCGTTCACCAGGATGGCAGAACACGGCATGGACCCCGGCTTCCGCACTCGGGTGCGCTCTGGCGAGCAGAGCGCCTTCGCCGTGCTGTTCGAGGAGTGCGGCCGCGCCGTGTACAACCACTGCTTCCGGCTGACCGGCGACTGGGCCGTGGCCGAGGACTGCGTGTCGCTGGTGTTCCTGGAGGCGTGGCGGCTGCGCGCGAAGATCGACGCCGAGGGCGGTTCGCTGCTGCCCTGGCTGCTGGGCGTGGCCACCAACGTGGTGCGCAGGCACTGGCGAGTGGCCCGCAGGCACCGGGCGGTGCTGGAGCAGATGCCGCCGCCCGCGTCTCTGCCGGACTTCGCCGAGGAGCTGGCGTCCCGTTTGGACGATCAGGAACGCATCGCGGAACTGCGCCGGGTCCTGTCCGCATTGCCCAGGGCCGACCGCGAGGTGCTGGCCCTGTGCGTGTGGTCCGGCCTGGATTACGCCGCCGCGGCGGAGGCACTGGGCGTCCCGGTTGGCACGGTCCGCTCCCGCCTGTCCAGGGCCCGCGCCCGGCTGGAGAAACTGGTGGACCGGAATCTGGTCACCAACCGGGAACTCGTGCGCACGGCCGGGCAGAGAGAGGGCGATGACCAGTCCGCCGAAGGAGAGACGCGATGAAGCGGGATGACGACGTGCGGGCCCTGGCCGAACTGGCGCCCGCACCCCCCGAACGGGATTTCCCGGCAGGCCGGGCCCGCCAGCGCGAACTACACCTCCTGCACGCCATCACCACCGCCCAGCGAACCCGCTCCGCCCGCCGAATCTGGCTGCTGGCCGGCGCCGCCGTGGTGGTGGTGCTCGGCCTGGTGGCCGCCACCACCCTGTTCGGCCCCACCCCGGCCGCGGTCGCGGCAACCCCGAAACCGTTGTCCTACAAGCAGGACGGCCGACCAGAGGACGCCATCGGACTGCTCCGCCAGATCGCCGACGCCACCGACAAGCTGCCCAACCCGGTCCCGGCCACCGACCACCTCAAACGAATCGGCTGGTTCCTGACCCGCAACAGCTACAGCAACGCGGTGGTCCCGGAGGAGATCGAGTCCTGGCTCAACCCCGACGGCACCGGCCGCACGGTCAAGCGATCAGGCGTCCCCGAGTTCCCGGACCAGGCGGCCCGCGACCGCTGGATCGCCGACGGTCTCTCCACCGAGGCAGGCCGGCCCCAGGTGACCACCGGCCCCCAGTTCCGGCACTGGCCGGACCGCCCGCCGACCGACCCGGCCGAGCTGGCCCGCTGGCTGCAGAAGGACCACCCACCCGCGAACGGCGCAGGCGAGGTCCTGGTGGCCATCACCGACCTGCTGCGCGAACGCGCCCTCACCCCGGCCGAACGCGCCGCCGTCCTCCGCGTCCTGGCCACCGTCCCCGGCCTGGTCTACCAGGGCAGCACCACCGACCGCCTTGGCCGCACCGGCCGGGCCTTCGCGCTGACCAACTCCCTGCGCGGCCTGCCGACCAGGCACACCCTGATCGTCAGCCAGGACAACGGGATCATCCTCGGCGAGGAGCAGATGCTGACCGAGTCCAGCGGCAAACTCGGCCTGCCGGTGCCCTCGGTGGTCGGCTACACCGTGTTCGAGCTGGCCGATCACGCGGCCGTGCCCTGAGTCGCGGAGACCTCCTGGAAACACCCCGCCCCCTACCGTCCGCTCGACCTGCTCACCCAGTGTTCGGAGCGTGACCACGTGCGACACCAGCGGGCCCTGCGCACCGCGCTGGCCGCGATCACCGGCCTGACCCTGCTCCCCGCCACCGCGGCGGCCACGCCCTCCACCGGAGGGACCCGCTTCCACCAGCAACAACCGGCCTGGCAGCAGTGCACACCGCATCCGGACTACCCGGGGATCCAGTGGGAGCGGATGGAATGCGCCACCGTCCAGGTGCCGCTGGACTACCGCGAACCCGGCGCGGACACCCTGGACATCCAGGTGACCCGGATCAAGGCCAAGGAACCGGCGGTCCGGCGGGGTGTGCTGCTGCTCAACCCTGGTGGGCCGGGCGGGCTCGGCTCCTCGATGCCGGTCGCGGTGGCGGACAACCGGATCGCGCGGCACTTCGACCTGATCGGCTTCGATCCCAGGGGCGTTGGCCGGTCCACGCGGTTGCAGTGCGAGGGCCAGGATCCGATTGACCAGAACCGGCCCGCGGACGAGGAGTTCCCGAAGATCGCGGCCGAGGCGCGGGAGCTGGAGGCGGGGTGTCAGCGGGCCGGTGGCCGGATGCGGCCGCACATCAGCACCGCCAACACCGCGCGGGACATGGACGTCATCCGGGCGGTGCTGGGCGAGAAGAAGATCAACTACCTGGGGTACTCCTACGGCACCTACCTCGGCGCGGTCTACGGCAGCCTCTTCCCGCAGCGGCTCAACCGCAGTGTCCTGGACTCGGCCATGCACCCGGACTGGCTCTACCGCGAGACCTGGAAGCACCAGTCGATCGCGGCGGGGGAGAACGTCGAGGTGTGGAGCCGGTGGCTGGCCGAGCGCGACCGCACCTTCCGCCTCGGCGCCACCCCGGCGGCCGTGCGCCGCACCCTGGACGAGGTGGGCCGGAAGCTGGCCGTCAAGCCGGTCGACCTGCTCGACCCGCCGCCAGGCATGCCGCAGCTGCACAGCGTGGAGCGGAGCCTGTTCGACAGCATCCTCACCTGGTCCAACGATCGGCCGATGTGGCAGAAACTGGGGCTGGTCGTCGGCAGGCTCCGCGAGCTGACCGGGTCGAAACCGGATCCGGACACCAGCGCCGCACTGGGCCTGCTCGCCCGGCGGGCCATCCCGGAGACCATGCCCGGCGCCTACTACGCGCTCAACTGCGAGGCGGACTGGCCGAGCGACCTCAACACCTACTACCGCGACATGAAGGTGTTCCGGGACAAGCACCCGTACGGCTCCGGGGCGATGGCCGCCGCGCCCAAGCCCTGCACCTTCCGCGGCTTCACCCCGCCGGAGAAACCCGTTGCCCTCAACCGGAACGGCTATCCCACCGGGCTGGTCATCCAGGCCGAGGGCGACATCGCCACGCACTACGCCGGTGGCCCGGCCATGGCCCGCAGGCTGCGTGACCACCTCATCTCGGTGCCCGACGACGGCAGCCACGGGCTGTACGGCCACAACAC contains:
- a CDS encoding acyltransferase family protein produces the protein MKPTTEFRQLPSLTGLRWVAALIVFLYHVRNFGYFDGPAGGVVHWAFDAGATGVSFFFILSGFVLAWSARPGEPVTTFWRRRFARIYPVHLVTAALAVLLGATLVPGLLPGSGNETAANLLLISSWWPDWWQALNPVSWSLVCEAFFYLCFPLLFVLLRKGSAAWLYGIAAAAVLVVLVLPFLGLALYSFPLARLPEFVLGVALGLLVRNGCWRGPGLDVAVGVTLVGYFLTAQVPGEFRFAACTVLGFALLLPAAAVADVTGAPSLWRRPALVRLGEWSFAFYMVHLLVLRLAEVVLGTAPRLPFWWALTAFVTVFAVSLLLSWLLYEQVEKPARRLLLRRWSTPRLKVVRA
- a CDS encoding GDSL-type esterase/lipase family protein, with protein sequence MRRVAYAAATVLTLLVGVVMVVRGQEQRVRLDRAGEIAVLGASISGAESAWPDRLGLTNQSLSASRLLTDNGPGLPSALHRLDSAIRPGVRAVLLTDLINDIQQEPHQYDPEIIIAGLREFLRQAHRRGIQVIGTTITPYGGFLRYEPDGERTRQAVNHFIRHSGEFDLVLDFDAAVRDAAAPERLRPEFDSGDHLHPNAAGQRRLAAVATETLG
- a CDS encoding RNA polymerase sigma factor; amino-acid sequence: MAEHGMDPGFRTRVRSGEQSAFAVLFEECGRAVYNHCFRLTGDWAVAEDCVSLVFLEAWRLRAKIDAEGGSLLPWLLGVATNVVRRHWRVARRHRAVLEQMPPPASLPDFAEELASRLDDQERIAELRRVLSALPRADREVLALCVWSGLDYAAAAEALGVPVGTVRSRLSRARARLEKLVDRNLVTNRELVRTAGQREGDDQSAEGETR
- a CDS encoding CU044_5270 family protein, with protein sequence MKRDDDVRALAELAPAPPERDFPAGRARQRELHLLHAITTAQRTRSARRIWLLAGAAVVVVLGLVAATTLFGPTPAAVAATPKPLSYKQDGRPEDAIGLLRQIADATDKLPNPVPATDHLKRIGWFLTRNSYSNAVVPEEIESWLNPDGTGRTVKRSGVPEFPDQAARDRWIADGLSTEAGRPQVTTGPQFRHWPDRPPTDPAELARWLQKDHPPANGAGEVLVAITDLLRERALTPAERAAVLRVLATVPGLVYQGSTTDRLGRTGRAFALTNSLRGLPTRHTLIVSQDNGIILGEEQMLTESSGKLGLPVPSVVGYTVFELADHAAVP
- a CDS encoding alpha/beta hydrolase — protein: MRHQRALRTALAAITGLTLLPATAAATPSTGGTRFHQQQPAWQQCTPHPDYPGIQWERMECATVQVPLDYREPGADTLDIQVTRIKAKEPAVRRGVLLLNPGGPGGLGSSMPVAVADNRIARHFDLIGFDPRGVGRSTRLQCEGQDPIDQNRPADEEFPKIAAEARELEAGCQRAGGRMRPHISTANTARDMDVIRAVLGEKKINYLGYSYGTYLGAVYGSLFPQRLNRSVLDSAMHPDWLYRETWKHQSIAAGENVEVWSRWLAERDRTFRLGATPAAVRRTLDEVGRKLAVKPVDLLDPPPGMPQLHSVERSLFDSILTWSNDRPMWQKLGLVVGRLRELTGSKPDPDTSAALGLLARRAIPETMPGAYYALNCEADWPSDLNTYYRDMKVFRDKHPYGSGAMAAAPKPCTFRGFTPPEKPVALNRNGYPTGLVIQAEGDIATHYAGGPAMARRLRDHLISVPDDGSHGLYGHNTCVTAKVDEYLINGVLPGPRSLCAGSPRPDVPADGEPVAPQAQPGSLADGIRSIIARYRLDRLR